The Onychomys torridus chromosome 2, mOncTor1.1, whole genome shotgun sequence sequence CAGGATCTTGATGGCATTAAGGAGTACCTGAAAAATTACCAGGCAGAGGAGGAGACCCACCACCCTCATTGGCTCCTAGTGATAGAGAGTATATTTCAGGTGTgtttgtgattattattattattattattattattattattaattcttaTTACTAATTATTCTTTTGTTACACTCCAGCTTGCGAATTCTGTAACTCCTTGGGATATCTTGCTGAGCTTAATTGCAGCTGCTACTCATGATCTGGATCACCCAGGTGTTAATCAGCCTTTCCTTATCAAAACCAACCATTATTTGGCAACTTTATACAAGGTTAGTACAGTTTCATTGAgaattaattagttttttttttttttttttttttttaagtatgtacttaaaatcccagcactggggagaaagagacaagaggatcccttgAGCTCACTAGCTGACCAGCCTCACTTAATCCTTGAGGCCCAGGCCGGTGAGAGACCCTCAGAAAACAGTGTGGACGACTCCTGAGGAGTGGCATCCAAGGTTGATCactggcctctacatacatgctCGTGTGCACACTGCTCACACCACAAATGCACTCACCtacccacaaatacacacacacacacacacacacacacacacacacacacacacacacgaataaattATTAATACTTTAATACTTTGCATTCCATGTTCTTTAGTGTTCTATGGAAATAAAAGTAGTGAAAGCAGATTTCCAATGAATGTTAGAGCCTTAGCCAAGTTAGTATTGCTGACGAGTGGTTTTCATGCTCCGAAATGACTGTTGGGTAACTGAGAAACCCTTTTTATAGAATACCTCAGTCCTGGAAAATCACCACTGGAGATCAGCAGTGGGCTTGTTGAGAGAATCTGGTTTGTTctcacatttgccactggagagCAGGTAAGTAGGATTAAGACAAATACATTGACTATGGAAATAAAGTTAGTAATTAAGCTAGTTAATAAAGGTTTGAAGAATATGTTATTAGTCAGATGTTCCATAGTTTTCAGTTTTTGTTAAACTGGATGTATCTtcttaaaaattatcaaaattagggttggggatttagctcagtggtagagtgcttgcttagtaagtgcaaggccctgggttcaatcctcagcttaaaaaaaaaaaaaaaatcaaaattgtgGAGCTGGAGAATGGGCTCAGAAGTCAAGAGCATCTGCTGTTCTtggcaagggcctgggttcagttcagttcccagtacccacatgccggctcacagacatccattcccagcacctacacataAATGTGGGTCAAATACTTACACCCTTAACATCCAAAGGAAGTTCTATCAAAATTCTGTTGTGTAGGTGCCCCTGGTGTTTCGTTGGCTGTTTATGATATTGGCTGTTACGATGTTACTGTTGGTTGATATTGCATCTGTTTGAATATTGTCAACCTCCACATACAGGGGTTCGGTGGTTTACTTAACTTTTCATACTTTGCTGACAAAGGCTTCAGACCTGGGCCTGAAAGATCCCACTGAAAGGAGGCCCTGCATAGCCAGACTCACTCAGGCCCAAGGACGCCTTCAAAGCCAGTACCACACTACGTGTCAGCCCCGTGCCTGCAGACGTGCAGTCTCGGCACCACCGGGGTGCTGTCAGGCAAAAGAGCAGAAAGGACAGTATAAGACAGCTTAGAAAAAGTAGTGTAATACTGAACAGGCCGTTCTGGTAGCCTAATAAAAACACTAGTGTAAATTAGTccaatgtggtggtggtggcagaaaCATCTCCTGCCCTGCCAGGGGGGTCTTTGGTCACTTGGTTTTAAATATCCAGTATTGTGTTTGTCCTGACCTCTTTAACTGTGTTTTCTAAACTGTAAAACTGTGTCGTATGCATTCAGCACAGACGTGCTGcggggcacacacatgcagaggtctGAGGACTGCCTACCgcagcctcctccttcctcttgggGCCTCAggtgaactcaggtcatcaagcttgggcggcaagtgctcttcccactgagccatctcactggccttgcTGACAGCTCTTTATTGAAGATAAGCTTATTGTAACCTTGTtaaggacagatttttttttttaagtgtctttcTCTTGTTATCTCACATGAGGcagtttttaaaatgattcaGTGTAGCTGCTCCCTGTATTAACATATTACATTTTCCctccagaaaatgcaaatgtaCTTATATAGATAattgacttttcattttttttttttaatgtgcatgagtgttttgccacaTATATATCCattcaccacatgtgtgcctggtgccccagaaccaagagagagtgaggactccctgaaactggagttactgtgTGGGTAGTGTATGTGGGAGTGGGATCaacccaagtcctttggaagaagAGTCTATGCCCttgaccactaagccatctctctggccactTGATTAAACTGCTGAGTAGACTTTTATTAGGATTTCATGAAGCACCTTTCTAAAGTGTCTCAGTGGACAGTTGAATGGGCTAGCGTTTTCTCTATCTGAATGTTCTGACTTTTAGGTCATTTGCTGTACACATGGAtttctaagaaaataagaaaattcttAAGAATTTCTCAAGTGGCACTCCAGTATTATACTGACTCTTCTCCTTTTAAGTGAATAATGACACTTTGGCTGACAGAAAAAGACACTACTTTGGAATATTTACATAGTGATATTTCCCTGTAAACTCAGTTTGACTTTgattattttaatagttttttttgaATGCATTCTTCACAAtacttttttatatattaagtttAAAGCAACCGACAGGGTATCTTAGGGTTTTGTAAAGCTTTCTGAATATTTAAGTTTAAGGGAGACAATGAACTGAAAGTACTCAGTGTCTTTTTCTTATGTCTCTAATTCCAGGCAGCAGATGGAGACTCAGATAGGTGCTTTAATACTAGCCACAGACATCAGTCGCCAGAACGAGTACCTGTCATTGTTCAGATCTCACCTGGACAGAGGTGACTTACACCTGGACGATGGCAGACATAGGCATTTGGTTCTACAGGTAAGGTCCACACTGCAAAGATTCTGTTTCCAGAGTAACTCATGTGATGGGCAGAGCAAAAAGGAAATACTGTAGCAGCATATTTTTTCAGGGTGagttggaaggaaaaagaagttcCTCAGTTAGCTCGCTCCCTTCCGGAGGGACAGGCTGGAGAAGTGGTTTTGGCTTTGGTACTTTGATCCCCGAGTTTCTGATGAAGAGCGAAGAAGGCACCCAGTCATCAGCGGCTTTCTGTTCTGATGAGTTCTCACATTAAGGGGGCAAGGTAGATGGTCTCTCTGGTTTGTTGGTACTTTATGACTGACCCAGTTGCTGCCTTCTTGGGATTGTCGAGGGTAGTTCTAGTTAACAGGCTTAGCGCCCTTATCAGTGTTTCTGCACAGATAATTGGTAGGTCGGTGGCAGCGTCAAGTTAATGTAACCGTGAGTTTTCATTCACAGTAGTTTCCTCTTTGCTGGCTTCCATTTGATTTGGTTCTGGATCCCAGGCACACTAAACACATGCCCTACACCTGAGCTACCAGCCCAGgtgctcctttctctcttccgTGTTCTTCCCATTGTTGGAGTTTATTGAAACTTGGTACAACTAAGAGCTTTTCTTCCTTAACacagttttaatattttgtttgctAGATGGCCTTGAAATGTGCTGACATTTGTAACCCATGTCGGAACTGGGAATTAAGCAAGCAGTGGAGTGAAAAAGTAACGGAGGAATTCTTCCACCAAGGCAGGTTATAGTAATGTGTGAATAACCTCAGAACCCAAGCATTTAGAAGAGCCTCACCGTAGATGCATCACGTCTTTAACAActattcatagttcatgtgtgcATGACCAGTAACACTCGGAGCATCTCTGAATATGAGTGACCCTGTGTGTTCATGACTATACAGAAAGTAGGCTGGAGGCTTGACTGTGCAGAAAGATGGTTCTGAAGTCACTCCATCCCTTTGCCTGCGTAGAACGCAGGACCATGTGAGCATGTGAGGCATGCTTGAAAATACTGACAGAATTAGTTTTGGGAGGAACACCTAGTAAACAATACTCTATTTGGTGCATTTAAACAGTGATACCAATTTGGCAGGCTTTCTGGGCGTCACTAACTTCACGTTTAATCCCCTCATGAGGATTGTGTGATGTTCTTCCAGTAAATTTACAGATACAATGAAGGTATTTGTTACAGATTTAGACAGCAGATCTGTTCCATCTTaacatttcccttctttttaatttataggAGATATAGAAAAAAAGTATCATTTGGGTGTGAGTCCACTTTGCGATCGTCAGACCGAGTCTATTGCCAACATCCAGATTGGTAACTATGCACATTTAGTTGCAGCTTGTTAAAAAATTACACTCATTTTGATTTTGTTAGGACTAGACTAGAAAATCATTCAAAACAAAGCATTCAGCTTATGCTCATTCTAGTTTGTGGCAGAGTTGAGGAACTCTGAACCACTGTCAcctgttccctctctgctctgccagccctcctgtctgcctcctaGACTCGTTTCTTGAAGGTTCAAATGTCACTTCCTCCCGAAGCCACCTCCTGTCCCCAGGCAGTCAGTCCATCTGTCGGGCTCCCAAAGTGCACACTCGTATCACACACGCATTCGTTGCTTCTGACTTTGTTGTCCTCACTGCCTGTCGCCGCTGTACTGAGAGGTGGGAAGCACTTTGGAATTGAGGGAACTAAGTGTGTCCTGGAAAGCACACAGACTGTCCTGTGATCGCCACTGAAGGTGAAGGAAGATGACTGATGTCACTCAAGAGTTACAATAGAATGAATGTTAAGCGGCTGGGGTTGGGAGGGCCTTAGAGTTTAGATTGAACATAGTGAAGTGGATTGATAAATGTCAGGAAGGTGAAGTTTCTAGAAATTCGTGGCTAGCACAGGTATAATGCGGTGGGGgaaatgcagcagcagcagcagcaccttgATGCCCCTGATCACAGAGCGTCTTCCTGTAGAGCAAAGGGGCTGACCTGACTACAGAGGCAGAGATGCAGGAACCAGGCACAGCTTGCGGGAGTGCCTGGTGCTGAGCCTGTAGCAGTCACCACCGGCTCCTGTGGCCGAGGCTGTACACTGCATTTTCTCTTGGTGGAGCTGAGGAGACAGTGAACAGATCTGCTGCTGTCTTGATTTTCAAGGATTCTCAAGTCCAAAGAATAGGTGAAATATGCAAGCTAGGTGAATAGGTAGTCCCTTTAATGTCTTTTTGCCTGAGGAAATTACTCCCTAGTCTAAAGAGAACTTCCATGGCTCAGCTGCTCCGGAGCTGTTGgaagcacccacatcaggtggctcacccataactctagctctagggactctgacaccctcttctggcctctgcctctgaggaCACTCAAACACATCTGGAAGGCACTTGGCACACATACATGAGTAAAAGTATGTTTTATTTAAGTCATGACTTTAGCTGGGCATGACTATACATGGCTATAATCTCACCATTTTCGGAGTCGGGGAGGAAggggcagaagttcaaggtcatccatcctTAGCTATAACGGGGTATGCCAGACTCAAAGACCAAAAcaaggactggcaagatggttcagtgtgcCTGCCATCGAGTCTGACAGACTGAGTCTgatcctgggactcacatggtttAGGACAGAACCATCTCCCGCAcgctggcctctgacctccccTTGTGCACTGTGCTGGTCTCATTttaatcacttttttaaaaactagtctCATGATTCTTAGACTGTTTCTTCTCAGGAGTTTTGACATCTGCATAAATACTAAGCTGTGCCAGGTATAACATTCCATCCCTGAGGAAGTGAAGCCGTCACCAGTGAGCCCCTCTTGGCCTGCAGTTGTCGGAGAATGTCCCTTGAGTCGCGTTCTGTCCTGGTGTCCTTAGAGTTGGTGTGGCCACCATCCGATAGCTTATGTAGGATGTGGTTGTGCAGCTGAGAGAGTCAGGAAAGGCGGGATAATGTTGGCCAGCTCACTGGTTAGAGCACCACCAAGATACCTAAGAGATCCAGATTTGTAaatgacatgtgcacacacacccagaccTTTTAAAAAATCGTATTCTGGTAATACTTGTGTGGAACTGAAGAACATTAAAACTCTAGATGTTTTAAAGATCAATGCAAGATATGTGTACTAATGGCTTTTCTCCCCGTTTCTCAAGGTTTTATGACTTACCTGGTGGAGCCTTTATTTACAGAGTGGGCCAGGTTTTCAGACACGAGGCTGTCACAGACAATGCTCGGACATGTGGGGCTGAATAAAGCCAGCTGGAAGGGACTGCAAAGACAGCAGCCCAGCAGCGAGGATGCCAATGCTGCATTTGATTTGAACTCACAGTTGCTAACTCAGGAAAATCAATTATCATAACCCTGAACCAGTGGGAAAAACTCCCTCCTGCAAGATTGGAACTGTGAAATGGGTGTCGAGGTGAAGAACTGGTTCTGACTGCCGGGTTTCCAGGGAACTGATGCCAGCATTATTTATTATTGCGTTTTCCTCTGTTTGGATCGTTTGAGCCCACTTTTTAATGATAAGCCCTGAATATACAGCAATATGCATCTGGCTTTTGTGTGAGACCTTGAATATTCAAAGCTCAGCAGGAGAACCAGAAAGGATTAACAGAGGAAGACTTGCTGCCATTTTCACAGTGTCCTCCAAGCCCTGAAACTTGAACCGAATCTCAGCAGCAATCTTGGTCTACCTGTCTGATACAGCAGCGCATCCATCCCTTCCACTATCTTCtctctgagaaaacagaaatgtgaagTGCCCAGCCTCTGCTGCCTCTGGCAAGACTCAAATGTTTACAAATCAACTCTGAAATACTGGTTCTAAATTGCCTTGGAGCATGATTGTGAAGGAACCACTGAGACATTCACTGCTCGAACTGGAGACTGCAGCTCTCCTGTGGtttgccttttttcttctttggatgCCCTCAGAGCCTCTTGTTCACTGTTTTGTCTTGTGCACTGGAGAGTGAGTGGTTTTCACAGAGCACCAAGTGTTTCATTCCAGTGCTGTGTGGCAATGCAGATTTTTAACTCTCCGTTTTTAATTTGGGGCGGGAGGGAAGGAACACCAATGTCCCAGCTGTGTCCAGACTCTGCAGTGAAGACACTGCATGTTGTTTTCACTACTGTGCACTTGACCTGCACATGCAAGAAAAAGGTGGAATGTTTAACACACCATAATCAGCTCAGGGTATTTGCCAATCCGAAATAAAGTGGGATAGGAAAGTGTGTCCTTCAGATCAAGGGAACTAAAGTCCCTTTCGCTGCAGTGCGTGAGAGGTATGTTGTGTGACTGTATGTGTATTTgcgtgcatgtttgtgcatgtatggCTGTGCATGTTCTGTCCATCCATGTGGGAAGGGATTGGAAATGtaagcttttatttattgttttagaatGTGACCTAGTGAGCAGCCACacgtgggggaggggaaggtgggtAAAGCTGAAAGATGCTCCAGTTGCCTTAAACTATGCACAAAGCTAAGTGACCAAACTTCTCCTTGTGATTGGAAAGGTGCATTGCTCTCTTGCCCCTCCCTTTGATGAAATGTTGCGCTCTGGTGGGCCTTTTGATGTGAATAGACGTTTTCTAGGATAAAATTCAAGGACTAATTTTAGACAAAACATTCCACTTTTGTAATTTGTTTTCAATGGTTTTATGTAGAGCAAGCACAACTGTAATCTAGTTTAAGAGAAACGGTgctttcttttagttaatttgtatttcccttgTTACTGTAAAAGACTGTTTATTAATTATGTTTACAGTTTGTTGCAACAGCCATCTTGGGAGAAAGCTTGAGTGTAAAGCCATTTGTCAAAGGCTTTGCCATACTCATTTAAACATGTGCCTGTTGCTGTTAACTTTCGATGAATAAAAACCggtcttttctcatttttatctttgCATTTTACCTCCCACTCAACCCTTTGGAAATCATGTTCTGAATTCCTAGGTGGTCAGTCAGCTGGTGGTCCATTCACTCCTGGGTATTCTGCAGTCTAAGCTGTATGCAGACACCTCTGGCTTATGTGGCCCTTATTTTCTGCACCCTACAAGTGTGGCAAAGCCTGGTTCAGTTTGATCAGTCTTGCCTTGTGTGGATGGTACTTGACTTCAAAGCATTTTGTTCCCGAAATTGGGAATTGCCTAGGAAATCACACCTTGGAAAGGGCTGAAAGTACCAGCTGTGTTTATGTTGGCCTTCTTAAAGCAACATAACCAACAgccactcactttttttttttgagacagggtctccccagTCTCAGGTGGCCTTTTAACAGTGTAGACACCTGGCCTCACTCATGCAGATCTAtctccctgcttctgtctcctgggattaaaggtgtgtacctttAATTTTCCATGCCAGGTAAGAGTGGCCTTTCTGCCTTCCCAGGCCTAATTCACTAAAAGGGATATAGtgcaaattttaaagtcaaacatTTGTGTTCTTAATTTCTAGAAGAAAGTAGAAGTTTACAGAACCCACTTGAGTGATACCTGTTTTCTACATAAAGATGGAACTTCAATAATCTTATTCTAATATAtcctaagtattttatttagGCATATGATAATGTTTAAAgatactttatctttttttttttaaagtggagtgttgtctttgaaatttaaattttgtattttaaacttaCACCACATCTCAATTCAGACCAGTCTCATTTCAAGTGGTCCATGCTCATAATTGGCTCTCTTATTAGACAGCACAGGTTCAGGATAACAGTCCGGTTTACCTGAAGAAAGCCAATTGGTCCCTCCTAAAGTGGGATTTGATTTGTCCACGGTCTGACAAAAACTCCTGTAAGCCCATAGATTGTTTCCCAGCTCATGAGAAACTCACCTTAAACACGTTCACAATAACTGATATTGTACAGAACAGTCTTGGCATTTTAATTTGCAATGAGAAATGTAACTACCAATCATTCTCTCCCTTTAGGCAAATCTCCTTGAGAAGCCAAATTAGGAGCAGCTGGTTTACTCAGTGAGCAAGGATTCTGAGCAAGGGACGCGTTTCCTCATGCATCCATCTCCCTGTGGGGATACCTGCTGATATCCATAGCTGTGGACTGGGTACCCTCTTCCCCTGGGTGCTAGAGGTTCTCTGCCACTAGCTGCCCCTACACATTAGCTTGATTGGTAATTCCACTGCATCTGTTACTTCTTCAGCCCTTTTCTGTTGAGCTTGCCTAGGCAGTCACACTGCCTGGGGTGGCTGTTT is a genomic window containing:
- the Pde7a gene encoding high affinity cAMP-specific 3',5'-cyclic phosphodiesterase 7A isoform X1 encodes the protein MEVCYQLPVLPLDRPVPQHVLSRRGAISFSSSSALFGCPHPRQLSQRRGAISYDSSDQTALYIRMLGDVRVRSRAGFEAERRGSHPYIDFRVFHSQSEIEASVSARNIRRLLSFQRYLRSSRFFRGATVPSSLNILDDDYNGQAKCMLDRVGNWNFDIFLFDRLTNGNSLVSLTFHLFSLHGLIEYFHLDMVKLRRFLVMIQEDYHSQNPYHNAVHAADVTQAMHCYLKEPKLANSVTPWDILLSLIAAATHDLDHPGVNQPFLIKTNHYLATLYKNTSVLENHHWRSAVGLLRESGLFSHLPLESRQQMETQIGALILATDISRQNEYLSLFRSHLDRGDLHLDDGRHRHLVLQMALKCADICNPCRNWELSKQWSEKVTEEFFHQGDIEKKYHLGVSPLCDRQTESIANIQIGFMTYLVEPLFTEWARFSDTRLSQTMLGHVGLNKASWKGLQRQQPSSEDANAAFDLNSQLLTQENQLS
- the Pde7a gene encoding high affinity cAMP-specific 3',5'-cyclic phosphodiesterase 7A isoform X2, producing MSPLDFQSQSEIEASVSARNIRRLLSFQRYLRSSRFFRGATVPSSLNILDDDYNGQAKCMLDRVGNWNFDIFLFDRLTNGNSLVSLTFHLFSLHGLIEYFHLDMVKLRRFLVMIQEDYHSQNPYHNAVHAADVTQAMHCYLKEPKLANSVTPWDILLSLIAAATHDLDHPGVNQPFLIKTNHYLATLYKNTSVLENHHWRSAVGLLRESGLFSHLPLESRQQMETQIGALILATDISRQNEYLSLFRSHLDRGDLHLDDGRHRHLVLQMALKCADICNPCRNWELSKQWSEKVTEEFFHQGDIEKKYHLGVSPLCDRQTESIANIQIGFMTYLVEPLFTEWARFSDTRLSQTMLGHVGLNKASWKGLQRQQPSSEDANAAFDLNSQLLTQENQLS